One window of the Thermoleophilia bacterium genome contains the following:
- a CDS encoding phosphoribosylglycinamide formyltransferase yields the protein MSSSDPSFRIVVLASGGGTNLQAIIDELHGKDGVTVAGVASDKPDAFALERAAAANIDTGIFTRERHGDRPTRDLALADWVDSHSADLVVLAGYMQLLSPEFVARFRGRIVNVHPALLPSFPGLDAIGQALDHGVRVTGVTVHFVDEGTDTGPVILQRSVEIPANWEREELEKAIHEIEHEIYPEAIGMIARGKVRIAADNPRQVIVDQ from the coding sequence GTGAGCTCGTCTGATCCTTCATTTCGCATCGTGGTGCTGGCCTCGGGTGGCGGGACCAACCTGCAGGCGATCATCGACGAGCTGCACGGGAAGGACGGGGTCACCGTCGCCGGAGTCGCCTCCGACAAGCCCGACGCCTTCGCGCTGGAACGGGCGGCCGCGGCGAACATCGACACCGGGATCTTCACCCGTGAACGCCACGGCGACCGGCCGACCCGCGACCTCGCCCTCGCCGACTGGGTCGACTCACACTCCGCCGACCTGGTCGTCCTGGCCGGCTACATGCAACTTCTCTCGCCGGAATTCGTGGCCCGTTTCCGCGGGCGCATCGTCAACGTGCACCCGGCGCTGCTGCCTTCCTTCCCCGGCCTCGACGCGATCGGCCAGGCACTCGACCACGGGGTCCGCGTGACCGGCGTGACCGTTCACTTCGTCGACGAAGGCACCGACACCGGGCCGGTCATTCTTCAGCGCTCGGTCGAAATTCCCGCAAATTGGGAACGCGAGGAGCTCGAAAAAGCGATCCACGAGATCGAGCACGAAATCTACCCCGAGGCGATAGGCATGATTGCCCGGGGCAAGGTTAGGATCGCCGCGGACAACCCCCGTCAGGTAATCGTCGACCAGTAG
- a CDS encoding collagen-like protein, with amino-acid sequence MTKVRVRGSLLVAGVLAAALIPGASFSPAAAAVPAQVKQCRIMVKTVFTFKKKVSKKKRTKAIKLPCGTGSAVTPGSPGPTGSSGANGKPGATGPKGTTGATGPGAGGTGPEGPIGPTGIAGATGQRGATGATGIGLPGLEGPTGERGLTGLDGVTGTTGLEGVAGLIGPTGLQGIPGLDGLTGATGLGGLPGLDGVTGATGLEGVTGATGLQGLLGPTGSTGLAGVTGATGLQGLLGPTGATGVAGVVPDLFATMPSSQSVNSSNTNTLTGWDEDYDPDNSFDPVTGTYTAPTDGDYEVDATSIGGPVAAVTQTQGAGNTTELLIVRNGVIAPPAASAQLPLLNVDVTLILTLRVPLASNQVSKSAVLPLNAGDTITLAMANGGTMTQSFLADLKITPLP; translated from the coding sequence ATGACCAAGGTTAGAGTCAGGGGATCCCTTCTCGTCGCGGGGGTTCTCGCGGCCGCGCTGATACCCGGCGCCTCTTTCTCGCCTGCCGCCGCAGCGGTCCCGGCCCAGGTCAAGCAGTGCCGCATCATGGTGAAGACGGTCTTCACCTTCAAGAAGAAGGTTTCGAAGAAGAAACGCACCAAGGCGATCAAACTGCCCTGCGGAACCGGATCTGCGGTGACCCCGGGCAGCCCGGGACCGACCGGCAGCTCAGGCGCCAACGGCAAGCCCGGCGCCACCGGCCCCAAGGGCACCACAGGTGCGACAGGACCGGGCGCCGGCGGGACTGGTCCCGAGGGGCCGATCGGTCCCACCGGTATCGCCGGGGCGACCGGACAGCGAGGCGCTACCGGAGCTACGGGTATCGGACTTCCCGGCCTTGAAGGACCGACGGGCGAGAGGGGCCTCACGGGACTCGATGGCGTTACTGGCACGACCGGACTTGAGGGCGTCGCAGGGCTCATCGGTCCGACCGGACTTCAGGGGATTCCTGGACTCGATGGGTTGACCGGCGCGACAGGTCTCGGGGGCCTCCCCGGACTCGATGGCGTTACTGGTGCGACCGGACTTGAGGGTGTAACAGGCGCGACGGGACTGCAAGGTCTGCTCGGGCCGACCGGTTCAACGGGTCTGGCGGGCGTAACGGGCGCCACGGGCCTGCAGGGTTTGCTCGGGCCGACTGGCGCGACTGGAGTCGCGGGTGTCGTCCCCGACCTCTTCGCCACGATGCCGAGCTCCCAATCCGTGAACTCCTCCAACACCAACACCCTGACCGGCTGGGACGAGGACTACGACCCCGACAATTCTTTCGACCCGGTAACCGGCACCTACACGGCGCCCACAGACGGAGATTACGAAGTCGATGCCACCTCGATCGGTGGTCCGGTAGCTGCGGTCACTCAGACCCAGGGGGCCGGCAACACGACCGAACTGCTCATCGTCAGGAACGGTGTCATTGCTCCGCCGGCGGCCAGTGCCCAGTTGCCCTTGCTCAACGTCGATGTCACCCTGATCCTGACCCTGAGAGTGCCGCTCGCGTCCAACCAGGTCTCGAAGTCAGCGGTCCTGCCCCTGAACGCGGGTGACACCATCACCCTCGCCATGGCCAACGGCGGCACGATGACGCAGTCCTTCCTCGCCGACCTGAAGATCACGCCTCTGCCCTGA
- a CDS encoding chromosome partitioning protein ParB — protein sequence MAADTGFSSQDAQSDFSRARRGQVARRLANRLRREPDDIDQILPFDEVLAALGKTGERRLGIQSIELDSVVGTVDRGRDFDRRFRPTSHRVRQRWQGINTAMRKGKSMPPIDVYRVGEFHFVEDGHHRVSVARQMGIEVIDASVTEIQTSAAPESIKFSDLPLKSQERLFFERVPLAPDQRSRIELREPRMYAQLAESVEAWGFRAMQAHARFMSRGEVAELWFHEEYEPVVEMLREAGLLGDGTETEAHMVISGLRYLLLRTHEWDETVIERIREAINTGEVNR from the coding sequence ATGGCGGCAGACACCGGATTCAGCAGTCAGGACGCACAGTCCGACTTCTCGCGGGCCCGCCGCGGTCAGGTCGCGCGGCGGCTGGCCAACCGCCTGCGCCGTGAGCCAGACGACATCGACCAGATCCTGCCGTTCGACGAAGTCCTCGCCGCGCTCGGCAAGACCGGCGAGCGGCGGCTCGGCATCCAGTCCATCGAGCTCGACTCAGTCGTCGGCACGGTTGACCGCGGCCGCGACTTCGACCGGCGATTCCGGCCGACCTCGCACCGGGTACGTCAGCGGTGGCAGGGCATCAACACGGCGATGCGGAAAGGCAAGAGCATGCCGCCGATCGACGTCTACCGGGTCGGCGAGTTCCACTTCGTCGAGGACGGTCACCACCGGGTCTCGGTTGCGCGCCAGATGGGGATCGAGGTGATCGACGCCTCGGTCACCGAGATCCAGACTTCCGCCGCCCCCGAATCGATCAAGTTTTCCGACCTGCCCCTCAAGAGCCAGGAGCGGCTCTTCTTCGAGCGGGTCCCGCTGGCGCCGGACCAGCGATCACGGATTGAGCTGCGCGAACCCCGCATGTACGCGCAACTCGCCGAGAGCGTCGAAGCCTGGGGCTTCCGGGCGATGCAGGCGCACGCCCGGTTCATGAGCCGCGGCGAGGTCGCGGAGCTCTGGTTCCACGAGGAGTACGAGCCGGTGGTCGAGATGCTGCGCGAGGCCGGCCTGCTCGGAGACGGCACCGAGACCGAGGCCCACATGGTGATCAGCGGGCTGCGTTACCTGCTGTTGAGAACCCACGAATGGGACGAAACGGTGATCGAACGTATACGGGAAGCGATCAATACCGGCGAGGTCAATCGCTGA
- the purF gene encoding amidophosphoribosyltransferase: protein MSEQTYLDREGPRDECGVFGVYAPGHDVARLAYFSLYALQHRGQESAGIATCEGGHITTMRDSGLVSQVFDEDKLKALAGDMGIGHVRYSTTGGGSWENSQPIWRDDGRELALAHNGNLTNAVELYNRLKLKGLSFRGTTDSEIIAALISCDYGRHVEDAVANVMPQLEGAYSTVVMTKHAIVAFRDPYGIRPLSLGKLDGNYVIASESCAFDIIGAELVREISPGEMVSLSEKGLESRQVVKSTRTAHCVFEHIYFSRPDTILEGNRLQQVRGKMGEILWREAPVDADLVISVPDSGTPAARGFARASGLPQDDGLIKNRYVARTFIQPGQELRKHGLRMKFNPLPEIISGQRVVVVDDSIVRGNTTRQIVKMLRDAGAKEVHLRISAPPIRYGCNYGIDMSARDEMVAHNRTIPEIAKEVGADSLAYLSMEGVYEAIGTPAEVHCDACFTGNYPLGDDPDEADGKFDLEEIAVLPVAR, encoded by the coding sequence TTGAGCGAACAGACTTATCTGGATCGCGAAGGACCGCGTGACGAGTGTGGAGTGTTCGGCGTTTATGCGCCAGGACACGACGTAGCCAGACTCGCTTACTTCAGTCTTTATGCGCTTCAGCATCGTGGCCAGGAATCGGCCGGCATCGCCACCTGCGAAGGCGGGCACATCACCACCATGCGTGATTCCGGCCTCGTCTCACAGGTCTTCGATGAAGACAAGCTGAAGGCGCTCGCGGGCGACATGGGCATCGGCCACGTTCGGTACTCGACCACCGGCGGCGGCTCCTGGGAGAACAGCCAGCCGATCTGGCGCGACGACGGCCGCGAGCTCGCGCTCGCCCACAACGGCAACCTGACCAACGCGGTCGAGCTTTACAACCGCCTCAAGCTCAAGGGCCTCAGTTTCCGCGGCACCACCGACTCGGAGATAATCGCCGCGCTCATCTCCTGCGACTACGGCCGCCACGTAGAAGACGCGGTCGCCAACGTGATGCCGCAGCTCGAGGGCGCCTACTCGACTGTGGTCATGACCAAGCACGCGATCGTCGCCTTCCGCGACCCGTACGGCATCCGCCCGCTTTCACTCGGCAAGCTTGACGGCAACTATGTGATCGCCTCCGAAAGCTGCGCCTTCGACATCATCGGCGCCGAGCTGGTCCGCGAGATCAGCCCCGGCGAGATGGTCTCGCTCAGCGAGAAGGGTCTCGAATCGAGGCAGGTCGTGAAGTCCACCCGGACCGCCCACTGCGTCTTCGAGCACATCTACTTCTCCCGCCCCGACACGATCCTCGAAGGCAACCGCCTCCAGCAGGTCCGCGGCAAGATGGGCGAGATCCTCTGGCGGGAGGCGCCGGTCGACGCCGACCTCGTGATCTCGGTGCCCGACTCCGGTACCCCGGCCGCCCGCGGGTTCGCCCGGGCCTCCGGCCTGCCGCAGGACGACGGCCTGATCAAGAACCGTTACGTGGCCCGGACCTTCATCCAGCCGGGCCAGGAGCTGCGAAAGCACGGCCTGCGCATGAAGTTCAACCCGCTCCCCGAGATCATTTCCGGCCAGCGGGTCGTCGTGGTCGACGATTCGATCGTGCGCGGCAACACCACCCGGCAGATCGTGAAGATGCTGCGCGACGCCGGCGCCAAGGAAGTCCACCTGCGGATCTCGGCCCCGCCGATCCGGTACGGCTGCAACTACGGGATCGACATGTCGGCCCGTGACGAGATGGTCGCGCACAACCGGACGATCCCCGAGATCGCCAAGGAAGTCGGCGCCGACTCGCTCGCCTACCTCTCGATGGAAGGCGTCTACGAAGCGATCGGCACCCCGGCCGAAGTCCACTGCGACGCCTGCTTCACCGGCAACTACCCGCTCGGCGACGATCCTGACGAAGCCGACGGCAAGTTCGATCTCGAAGAGATCGCCGTCCTGCCCGTCGCCCGCTGA
- a CDS encoding collagen-like protein: MAGGPLSSASAATPAKVKKCRKTMKAVLSFKKKVSRKKQKVAINLLCSMGKTGATGPTGPAGTPGKPGSDGKAGPTGPTGPIGPIGPTGPVGGPAGPTGATGPTGLVGLDGLRGITGATGLEGVTGLTGPTGLQGLIGPTGLPGITGPTGPTGLTGIFIIP; encoded by the coding sequence ATGGCCGGCGGCCCGCTTTCGTCCGCCTCCGCCGCGACACCGGCCAAGGTGAAGAAGTGCCGCAAGACGATGAAAGCGGTGCTCAGCTTCAAAAAGAAGGTTTCGAGGAAGAAGCAGAAGGTAGCGATCAACCTCCTCTGCTCGATGGGTAAGACCGGTGCGACCGGCCCGACGGGCCCCGCCGGAACCCCGGGTAAACCGGGTTCCGACGGAAAGGCGGGTCCGACCGGGCCCACCGGACCAATCGGGCCGATCGGTCCCACTGGCCCCGTGGGAGGCCCCGCGGGGCCGACCGGTGCGACTGGCCCGACTGGCCTCGTGGGACTTGACGGACTTCGGGGGATCACCGGTGCGACTGGGCTCGAGGGTGTGACCGGGTTGACCGGTCCCACGGGACTTCAGGGCTTGATCGGGCCGACTGGTCTGCCGGGCATCACCGGGCCGACCGGGCCGACCGGGCTTACGGGAATATTCATCATCCCCTAG